CTTGGCCACACCGGTTTCGGCATCCGCGACGGCCCGGCCGGGCCGGAGGCTGTGTAGCCGCCCGCGAAGACGGTGGCGATGGTCGGCGTCGGTCGCCGCAACACAGAGGTGGCGAAGTACAGTGCGGGCCTCGGGGTGAACGATCGGTAGTGGTCGAAGAGTGTCGGCACGTACAAGCCGGAACCCGCGGTCACCTCGGTGACGTCCGGGTCGGCGACGCTGACCTCGATCGAACCGGTGCCGCCGCTGTTCACGATCTCCAGCTTGCCGGTCACCGAGCGGACCGCGTCGAGCACCTTCGCGCGGCGCTTGGCGATCTCCACCACGGACGCCCGCTTCACCAGGCGCACCGCGGCAGTGGTGTCGGGCAGCCCCGCGATCTGCGCCTCGTAGGTCATCACGCCCACTACGTCGAACCCGCGGCGCAGCGCCTCACTCGCCAATGCGGCGGCCTGTTCGGGGGTCCGCACCGGGGAGCGGCGTACACCGAGATGGATCGGGCCGATCCGCAACGAGGCATCCACGTCCAGGCAGACCCGTGCGCGCACCCGGTCGGTGCCGACGGCGGCGCGGATCAGGTCGAGTTGGGCGACGTCGTCGATCATCAGTGTGATGGAACGCAGCAGCGTATGGTCGGCGGCCAGTTCGGCCAGCGCCGCCCGGTCCACGCTCGGATAGCCGAGCAGGATGTCGCGGGCTCCGCGATGTACCAGCCAGATGGCTTCGCGCAGGGAGTAGGACATGATGCCCGCGAAGCCGCCCCTGGCGGTGAGATCGGCGCCGAGCACCTCTTCGAGCACGGCGCGGCAGCGCACGGATTTGCTGGCCACACGCACCGGTATGTCCGCGGCGCGGCGCACCAGATCGGCGGCATTCGCGCGGAGGGCGGCCAAGTCCAGGACGGCCAGCGGCGGATCCAGCTCGGCGGTGGCCGCGTGCAGGCCCGCGATCGGCGACGTTTCGGTCACCAGAAATACTCAACCACCGCACTGGTCAAACGTCCAGTATTTCTGCCTACTAGTTCTCGACAGCCTTCGTCGTCAGGATGGCGACCAGGTCGTCCAGCACGACCAGCATGGTTTCGTCATTGCCGTCGGCCAGCCAGCGCAAGACAGCGCCCCGGACGAGCGACACGACGTATGCGGCGATCGCCCCCACCGGTTCGAGCCACTGCGTTCCGGATCGCTCGGCGCACAGCTCGAGGAACGTGGCGACCTCGGTGTCCATCTCCTGATAGGCCGCCGACGCGATCGGGTCCGCGGCACAGCTTGTCCGCACTCCCCAGCGAGTGCTCAGCATCTGCACCGTCGCCTCGTATGCCCTGAGATGCTTGGTCGGAGCAGCCG
The DNA window shown above is from Nocardia sp. NBC_01730 and carries:
- a CDS encoding amino acid deaminase/aldolase, which encodes MTETSPIAGLHAATAELDPPLAVLDLAALRANAADLVRRAADIPVRVASKSVRCRAVLEEVLGADLTARGGFAGIMSYSLREAIWLVHRGARDILLGYPSVDRAALAELAADHTLLRSITLMIDDVAQLDLIRAAVGTDRVRARVCLDVDASLRIGPIHLGVRRSPVRTPEQAAALASEALRRGFDVVGVMTYEAQIAGLPDTTAAVRLVKRASVVEIAKRRAKVLDAVRSVTGKLEIVNSGGTGSIEVSVADPDVTEVTAGSGLYVPTLFDHYRSFTPRPALYFATSVLRRPTPTIATVFAGGYTASGPAGPSRMPKPVWPSRLKLLGTEGAGEVQTPLSGAAELRIGDRVWFRHAKAGELCERFDTVHLVEADGSRSSVPTYRGEGACFG
- a CDS encoding TetR family transcriptional regulator, which codes for MSTRGEVVAEVRLRPSICEAVEEAAATLDHTGVRALRVLLHSGISAYWPLITAAPTKHLRAYEATVQMLSTRWGVRTSCAADPIASAAYQEMDTEVATFLELCAERSGTQWLEPVGAIAAYVVSLVRGAVLRWLADGNDETMLVVLDDLVAILTTKAVEN